The bacterium DNA window GAAGAACCATCTCCAACAACTCTATTTATATTGATTACAAGTCGGCCACAAACCATTTTACCAACGATTCTCTCAAGATGTCAACCAGTAAGGTTTAATTTAATTCCAGAAGACATTCAGAGTCAAATATTTTTGAGATGGCAAGTAGAACCATCAAAAATTTCTTTATTGACACAACTCTCTGGAGGTAGTATTGGCAAGGCAAAAGAATATTTAGAAAAAGATGTATTTGTTTCTCTTGAGAAATTAGCCCCGTTACTTGAAAGTATTTTAAAAAAAGAAGAAGGGTTCCTGCTTATTTGCAAATTAGTCACCCTGATTTTAGCCGATTATAAAAAGGAAGATATATCTCTTTTTTTTGAATTACTTTCAGTCTGGTTAAAACAAAAACTATCAGTCAACTTTATAAGTTTGTATCGAGCAATGGATATTGTGATGGAAACACACAAGATGATTAAGTTTAAAAATGCAAATTTACAATTATCGCTTGAGGTAATGTTTATCCATTTAAAGACATTATAAAAAGGAAGGGTAACTATTCACCCTGTAGGAAAGTAGGAGAGTAGGGAAGTAGGAAAGGGAAAGAAAATGAATGAGAAGTTAGATGATTTTAGACAACTTGTAGTAGGGCAAAAAAGCCATCATTTAAGAGTAAAATAGTATGAAGTATTTTCCCCCTTTCCTACTTCCT harbors:
- a CDS encoding DNA polymerase III subunit, producing the protein MSWKDILGQQQAINILKKVIEQNRLASAYLFLGPDGVGKIKTAKQLAKICNCQDIKEGDSCEICNSCYKINHDIHPDVKVIKPAAMHFLLPQIQDLQKDVFVSPFEGRKKVYLLDEVDKMTPEAANAFLKTLEEPSPTTLFILITSRPQTILPTILSRCQPVRFNLIPEDIQSQIFLRWQVEPSKISLLTQLSGGSIGKAKEYLEKDVFVSLEKLAPLLESILKKEEGFLLICKLVTLILADYKKEDISLFFELLSVWLKQKLSVNFISLYRAMDIVMETHKMIKFKNANLQLSLEVMFIHLKTL